GCGGAGCTCAAGGTCTATCAGGAGGACGAAGGCACTGTGCTTGCCATCACCCGCGTGGATGCCGAAGGCAACTGGTCGGTTCGCAATCAGTTCAGTCTTAGTCAGCGGGTGCGCCGGATATCGACCCAGCAGAATATGGACGGTCAACTCTCGGCATGGTCGTCTACTGTCAGCTTCAACGTAGCAGGGAAGTTGGACAAACCCGTATTCACCTATCCGTCCCAGAACGCGCACGTTTCGCCTCATGCGGTGATTCGTGGTACGGCGTTGCCGAGGGGCGAAGTGCGGCTGTACCAGTCGGGGAATCCGGACAAGGTGTGGGGCCGTGGTGTTGTCGATGGACAAGGGCAGTGGGTGATTGTGACCGAAGCCTTGCCGCTGGGGGATTTCAAAATGGTCGGGCGGGTGCACGCGGGGGCTGATTTCTCGCTATGGACGACTGTGCTTGAGCTGAGAGTGATCGAGGGCGGTTGACCGCTCGTTGTGCCTTCGAATGGCCCTCTTGTGAGGGCCATTTTTTTTGCTGCTTACACGTGCAACAGATTCCGACCAGCGGTCATAAAACCTGTCAGATATGACAGTAGCCCTGTTTCTACAACTAGCGCTAAATCGACGTGACGCCAGCAACCGACAACTCACTTGACGGCCGATGGCACGGTTTTTTGCTGAGGGGGAGCTACCGCAATGAATGCGTCTTACAACCGTCCGGTTCATCAGTTGGTCAAGGCTGTGCTCAAAGAAAGGAACGACGCGCCCCTGCTTTTCGATGAGTACATTGCGCAGTATCCCAGCGTATTCGACTTGATAAAACAGGGCCCGGATGGTTTGCAGAAACTGGGTCTGAGTCGCAAGGAGTCCCATTCGCTGATTGCCCGTGGCAATGCCCTGGCGTTGTACGTGGCCAGGCTGTTTCGCGAGCAAAGCCTGCGCGCACTGCCGGCGCCAGACGATGAACAGGCATTGGTGCCATTGCCCACGTACAAGGAGCAATTCCAGCCGGATATCGACGCCGCAGCCCCGCCGGGCAGCCCCGAGCACAGTGCTTCGACCACCGCCTATATGGCGGCCCTGCGCGAATGGGTCAGGGACAACATCGTGCCGCACGGCGAGCCGCAACAAACCATCCCACTGGATGAACGTCGCCCCGATGTGGATGAATTGCTGATCGACGAAATGGCGATCAACCGCGTGCAGTCACGACTGGAGATCGTCGACTCGGTACTTGAAGCGCATATCCTGGCCCTGGCCCAGCCCAATGTCGAGTTGCCGAGCGTCAAGGCGTACCTGCGCACGATCCGTTTCCATAACGGCCTGCCCTACGATCATGACTGGGAAAGTATTTCCCATGTCGTCGGTACGGCCCTCAAAGGCGGGGCGTTGGGGGACATCATTCGCCGGGTCGACCTGGACTATCCATATTTCAAGAACCCGGGCGCCCGAGGATCACGTGACGACGTGGCCATGCAACTGAGTGGCAGGATCGGGCCGTTGCAGTTGTCGTTGCTGCTGGAAGACCCGTATTTTCCTTTGAACGCGACAATGGCCGAGGCATCGCTGTACAGGGTCGATCCACTGACTCGGAGGGTCGATCCGGATCCGCAAAAGTCTGCGGCCAACTTCTACCTCGACAACTTTGGCAGCCTGGCAATTGCCCTCCCAAGTTTGCGCCAGCTGTGGATTTTTAAAGATGCAACGCGCCTTGATCAGCGTCAGGTCGATTGCCTGCTAGGTCGTGGTGCCTTTACGCCAAAACTCTCGGCCAACGCCCCTGTGTTGGGTAACCCGGACGTGCCGTTAACCGGGGTGGTGGCGGGTGCCTCGTATATCCATGGGGGGCAAGGTCCTGCGATCGAGCTGGTGAAAGACGGTGTGCCGGATCAGTTCCGTTTGCATAACGTAGGAGAAGCTCCTCTTGCGGCCTTGGAGCACCGCATGGACCGCGTCAACCGCAAGTGCCGTCTGGATCGCATGCTGCAACTGCCTGGCCATCATGTCGATCAACTGCTCATGGCCGCGATGCATGCCGAGCGTCGCGGCACCGGTGAGCCGTCGATCTGGATCCGCCCCAATACCCTGCGTTGCCTGGGGCTGTTCAAGGAGCTGAATAGCGTCTATGGCTGCAAGGCCGAAGAATTCGCGGCACTCATCGACGTTCTGTCGGTGTACGGCCAGGATGGACAACTGTCGCACTTTGACCGTGTGTACAACCGGGATGCGGTGTATGAGGAACCGTTGCGTATCGATGACGTCGAGTTTGCGATCGTGCCGCGCACGCAAGCCGAGCAGGAGACGGTGCATCAGATTTGCAGCGCGCTGGAAATCAATTTCGAAACCTACCGGTACCTGGCCACGGTGATCGCCGAGGCTTATGGTCTCAAGACCCATTTGAGGCGCAGCCTGGAGATTCTCTCCAGTTTCTGGCGCCTGGTGTTTCTGGGCCGGTTGTTCGGTCTGACCCCGATTGAATCGACGGCCCTGTTGCAAACCCTGAGCGAAGGGGAAGGCCTGGTGGCACGCCTGGCGGGCGAGCCGACGGTGTCCAGTTACGGTGCGGCGGACGGTGCGGATGCACTGAGTGCCATACGCGGGTTAATGACCTGTGCCAACTGGTGCCGGGAATACGACTTGCCGCCACTGTGGTTGGTGCAAAACGTCAACCCGGTTTATGTGCCGACGGTCTGGACCGAGTCCCAGGAGCAATTGCTGCGGCAATTGCGCAGCCAGGTGCAGGCAGTGCGGGTGGACGAGGCCACGCTGCTGGAGGAGGGCGCGCCGCTACGTGATGATAAGCAGCAGCTCATAAAGTGGCTGACTGTGCTGGAACCGCTGGTGGACGACAACGGATTGGTGAAGGGGAGTGCCGAGGAAACACAGGCCCAGTATCTGGAACACGCCACTACCGTGATCAAGGATGTCGTGAGGACGATCTATCCGCAGGAAGAGGACGCCAGGCGCGAGCCCCTGGAAACACTCATCCGCACAATCGTGCTGCGCTGCCGGGACGAGCAGCGGGTAGTGGTGGAAGAGGGCATTTCTGTCTATTTGAAGCTTGATTCATTGCTGGCGACGCAGGTGTTGTCCTGGGCCCAGGGGCACCCTTATGACTTTTTGAAAGAGGCCGTGTCGTTGCAACCCGCTGATACACCACGGGTGCAGCAGGTGCTGGAGAAGCCGGATTCGTTCCTGCAAATGCTTACCGAGCTGGAGCGGCGCGGCCGGATTGCCGACAAGCTGGAGTTGAGCCCGCAGATGCTCGCCACTCTCCTGATGGGCGAGCAGTATCAATGGTTCAGTCTCGAGAGTCCTTACGAGATTTCGATCCGGGCGGTGTACTACCTGGCGTTCTACCGTCGCGTGATTTCCCGGGCCCGGCAGCCTGAGGAAAAAATCCTCGACTACCTGAGTCAGGTCAACCAGTTGCCCGACGACATGAGTGAGGACGGCCTGCGTCTGGTTCGCGATGCCGCCGCCGACAAGCTGGCGACTTATTTCGGCTGCGGGATCCGGCATGTGCTCGAGTGCGCCGAACACATCAATCACGAGATCGAAGGCAGTGACAATCCAGCCTGGCCCATTCTGCGCAATCTGGCGCACCTTGATTTGCTGGACCGCACACTGGAGCTGGCCCGGCACGGGATGGACATCACTGCCGCGCTCAGCCTGGGCGCGTTGTTCCCGCTGGATCCGGAGCCGCTTTACGCCAGCGCTGCACAAAACGCTCTGGAAAGCCTGTCCCGGTTCAATGCCATGACTGCTCAACAGGATTCGGCGGAAGTCGGCCAGAGTTTTACTACCCGTTGTGTGGTGGACAACCCGACTCTGATTGCGAACCTGCCACAGGAAGTCGCGGAGTTTGAAATCACGCTCCTCGACTTTTACGGCGAGCCACTCAAAGGGGTCGATCTTCACGTCGGTACAGACCTTGGGGCGGTGCTCACGCCTGTGATCAGGACGGATGACAAGGGGCGCGCCTGGGCGCAGTTGCAGGCCGGGGCAAGGATGGGAACCGCCCATGTTTACTACAGTGTGCCGCTTTACGAGCCGGTTTATGCCCCATCGGTGATGATCGATTGCGATGAGGCGACCCTGAAGTTCAACTCCGAGTTGAGCGGATTGCCGCCCAAAGATCCGGTGCTGGCAGGCCGTCTGTGGGAACAAGAGATGTACGCCGTGCTGATCGACGATTACGGCAACAAGGGCGCTCACCGTCAGGTGGCCTGGTCCACGACGCTGGGTGAAATTCGTCCCAGCCAAACGTTCACCGACAAGGATGGCCTGAGCCGTGTATGGATCTCCAGCCTGAGTCCGGGTAATGCCACCCTCACAGTCAGGAACATGGAGGGCAGTCACAGTCTCACGTTCAGTCGTCCCATCGTGTTTGCAGACAAACCGCGGATTTTCGACACGCCTTCAATCACCACGGTGGCGATGGTCGGTCATGCCTTGCCGGTGCGCTGTCGGGTCGTCGGACTGGATGATGCGCCCGTAGAAGGCCAGAAGGTGATGTGGTGGACCAGTGAAGAACCGGCAAAAATCGAGCGACTCAGCGACGCCGACGGGTTCTCCGATTTTTCCGTGGCCAATCCGCAGAGGGGCGATTTGACAGTCTTCGCACAGCTGGGCAGTGATCCCGTTGTCGAGTTCAAGGTGTGGGTGGCCAGTGATGCGGTGATCCAGAACTACTCGGAGGTCATTCGCTTCCCGGTGGCCGGGGCTTTTCGGCCGACTTTGTTGTGGGTGGATGTGAAGGAATCGAGCGACGCGCAGGCGAAGCCGGTGGGCAATTATCCGGTGAGGTGGAAGGTCAATTCGAATCCCCCCGTGGAAATCATCATGGCGACCGATGCTCAAGGGCGATCAGTGTACCCGTTCAAGTCGGCGACGGCGGGTGACTTCGTTGTGACCGCCGATTTGGCGCTCCACCCAACGCACCAGCGACAATTCGATCTGACAGTGATTGAAGCCTTTGGATGGAAAGTCGAGCTGATCACCATTGAGTCCAGGAGTGAAACAAGCGTGCCGATCACCCCGGGAACAGATGTGCTCACCCTGTTCAGAAATGGCCATTACCGTCTGGAAATCTCACCGGTCGACGCCACGCAGCTCAAGGGCAGCCAGGGGGCGCTGGGATGGAGTTCCGATTACACCACCCAGGCGTTGGGAATGGTGTTCACACCACCGCTGGCCACGCGCTTTGAATTCACCGATGCCCCCTATGAGGTGGAGATCCAGACCGCAAACATCCGCAACGGTCGGTTCCAGTTGAATCTGTTTTGCGATCGTCTGAATGAGGCGCTGGTGCTCGAAGGCACTCTGGACAAGCGCCCTGTCACTCGCCGCTCGGGTGATCACGCAGTGACAGGGAGATAAACAATGGAAACGCTCCAGATCAATGAGCTGACAGAACGCTACACGGCGGCGATGGTGGAAGCCGTGTTGGGGCAGAAACTGTGGTCAGGTGCAGTCACCCTGAGAACCCCCGATGAGTTGAGCGAGTATCTGATGCTCGATACTCAGGACAGCGCCCAACTGGAAGCCACCCGGATTTCCTCGACCGTGCGTTGCTTGCAGCAGCATATCCAGTCGGTCTACAGCGGCATGGAGAAGGGATACGAAAACAGCCATTTTGAAGACGAGGACTTGCAATACTGGTATCGGTTTCTGAGTCACTACAGCACGTGGTCGGCCAATGTGCTGCTTAAGGATCAGGCGGAAAACTACATTATCCCGTCACTTCGCCTGAAAAAAACCACCTTGTTCCGGGCCTTGGAAAACAGCCTGAATCAGATGCGCCTGAGTACCGAGTCGGTGCAAAGAGGATTGATGGAGTACACACAGGCCTTCCAGCGCCTCTGTGATCTTGACGTGCTCAGTGGCTACATCGATGGAGAGAACGTTCAGGATGCCCGCTATTACTTGATCGGACAGGAGCGGACAGCGCCGCTTGCCTACTACTTGCGCAGTGTCAAAGTCGAACTGGACAACCACAGCAAAAAAATCAACCCCGCCGCCTGGGGGGAATGGCAGAAGATTGATATCGCCACCACCG
This genomic stretch from Pseudomonas wuhanensis harbors:
- a CDS encoding Tc toxin subunit A, whose amino-acid sequence is MNASYNRPVHQLVKAVLKERNDAPLLFDEYIAQYPSVFDLIKQGPDGLQKLGLSRKESHSLIARGNALALYVARLFREQSLRALPAPDDEQALVPLPTYKEQFQPDIDAAAPPGSPEHSASTTAYMAALREWVRDNIVPHGEPQQTIPLDERRPDVDELLIDEMAINRVQSRLEIVDSVLEAHILALAQPNVELPSVKAYLRTIRFHNGLPYDHDWESISHVVGTALKGGALGDIIRRVDLDYPYFKNPGARGSRDDVAMQLSGRIGPLQLSLLLEDPYFPLNATMAEASLYRVDPLTRRVDPDPQKSAANFYLDNFGSLAIALPSLRQLWIFKDATRLDQRQVDCLLGRGAFTPKLSANAPVLGNPDVPLTGVVAGASYIHGGQGPAIELVKDGVPDQFRLHNVGEAPLAALEHRMDRVNRKCRLDRMLQLPGHHVDQLLMAAMHAERRGTGEPSIWIRPNTLRCLGLFKELNSVYGCKAEEFAALIDVLSVYGQDGQLSHFDRVYNRDAVYEEPLRIDDVEFAIVPRTQAEQETVHQICSALEINFETYRYLATVIAEAYGLKTHLRRSLEILSSFWRLVFLGRLFGLTPIESTALLQTLSEGEGLVARLAGEPTVSSYGAADGADALSAIRGLMTCANWCREYDLPPLWLVQNVNPVYVPTVWTESQEQLLRQLRSQVQAVRVDEATLLEEGAPLRDDKQQLIKWLTVLEPLVDDNGLVKGSAEETQAQYLEHATTVIKDVVRTIYPQEEDARREPLETLIRTIVLRCRDEQRVVVEEGISVYLKLDSLLATQVLSWAQGHPYDFLKEAVSLQPADTPRVQQVLEKPDSFLQMLTELERRGRIADKLELSPQMLATLLMGEQYQWFSLESPYEISIRAVYYLAFYRRVISRARQPEEKILDYLSQVNQLPDDMSEDGLRLVRDAAADKLATYFGCGIRHVLECAEHINHEIEGSDNPAWPILRNLAHLDLLDRTLELARHGMDITAALSLGALFPLDPEPLYASAAQNALESLSRFNAMTAQQDSAEVGQSFTTRCVVDNPTLIANLPQEVAEFEITLLDFYGEPLKGVDLHVGTDLGAVLTPVIRTDDKGRAWAQLQAGARMGTAHVYYSVPLYEPVYAPSVMIDCDEATLKFNSELSGLPPKDPVLAGRLWEQEMYAVLIDDYGNKGAHRQVAWSTTLGEIRPSQTFTDKDGLSRVWISSLSPGNATLTVRNMEGSHSLTFSRPIVFADKPRIFDTPSITTVAMVGHALPVRCRVVGLDDAPVEGQKVMWWTSEEPAKIERLSDADGFSDFSVANPQRGDLTVFAQLGSDPVVEFKVWVASDAVIQNYSEVIRFPVAGAFRPTLLWVDVKESSDAQAKPVGNYPVRWKVNSNPPVEIIMATDAQGRSVYPFKSATAGDFVVTADLALHPTHQRQFDLTVIEAFGWKVELITIESRSETSVPITPGTDVLTLFRNGHYRLEISPVDATQLKGSQGALGWSSDYTTQALGMVFTPPLATRFEFTDAPYEVEIQTANIRNGRFQLNLFCDRLNEALVLEGTLDKRPVTRRSGDHAVTGR